In Aestuariibaculum lutulentum, one DNA window encodes the following:
- a CDS encoding zinc ribbon domain-containing protein: MKNTNYICPKCANTTFEVGEIRATGGTLSKIFDVQNKKFTSVTCSNCTYTEFYKASTSALSNIFDLFT, translated from the coding sequence ATGAAAAATACTAACTACATTTGCCCTAAATGTGCTAATACAACTTTTGAAGTTGGTGAAATACGTGCAACCGGCGGCACCTTATCGAAAATTTTTGATGTTCAAAACAAGAAATTCACCTCGGTAACCTGCTCGAATTGTACCTACACCGAATTTTACAAAGCCAGTACCAGCGCGTTGAGTAATATTTTTGATTTATTCACATAA
- the folB gene encoding dihydroneopterin aldolase: protein MGIIKVENIRVFAYHGCLKEETKIGSDYLVDLEVKADLQPSAKSDQLKDTVDYVLLNRIIKEEMAVPSHLLETVARRILDRIFNEDKMVRKATVWVSKLNPPIGGDVEKVTIKMMDRRKDFQG, encoded by the coding sequence ATGGGCATTATTAAAGTTGAAAATATTCGTGTATTTGCATACCACGGATGTTTAAAAGAAGAAACTAAAATAGGTAGCGATTATCTTGTAGATTTAGAAGTTAAGGCCGACTTACAGCCATCGGCTAAATCTGACCAGTTAAAAGATACGGTAGATTATGTTTTATTAAACCGCATAATAAAAGAGGAAATGGCTGTGCCTTCGCATTTATTAGAAACTGTAGCGCGCCGTATTTTAGATCGTATTTTTAATGAAGATAAAATGGTTAGAAAAGCTACGGTTTGGGTTAGTAAATTAAATCCTCCTATTGGTGGCGATGTAGAGAAAGTAACCATTAAAATGATGGATAGACGCAAAGATTTTCAAGGATAA
- a CDS encoding LysE family translocator: MFDDILAAIPFGVVLAFTIGPVFFVLLETSITKGFKSALIFDCGVMLADVIFILVAFFSTNKLLDKIKDDPNFLIFGGVLLVVYGIISFMKTSKSFREIVREYHKVEIKKGYGKLFLKGFLLNFINIGVLLGWVAFIVLGNSLTTSEDGVVVFLSTILIVYFLIDLVKIVIAKKLRHQLTPRLIFKTKKIIALVILGFGVLLLTQGFFPKEKELIKEKLEQINPVNR, from the coding sequence ATGTTTGATGATATTTTAGCCGCTATTCCTTTTGGCGTTGTATTGGCATTTACAATAGGTCCGGTATTTTTTGTTCTTCTTGAAACCAGTATAACCAAAGGCTTTAAAAGTGCCTTGATTTTTGATTGCGGTGTGATGCTTGCCGATGTTATTTTTATTCTGGTAGCATTTTTTAGTACCAATAAATTACTCGATAAAATTAAAGACGATCCTAACTTTTTAATTTTTGGAGGTGTCTTGTTGGTGGTTTATGGTATTATTTCGTTTATGAAAACCTCGAAATCATTCAGAGAAATTGTTCGCGAATACCATAAAGTTGAAATTAAAAAAGGCTACGGAAAATTATTTTTAAAAGGCTTTCTTCTGAATTTTATAAATATTGGTGTGTTGCTAGGATGGGTAGCGTTTATCGTTTTAGGGAATTCGTTAACCACCTCTGAAGATGGCGTCGTTGTTTTTTTATCAACGATTTTAATTGTTTACTTTTTAATAGACCTGGTTAAAATTGTAATTGCTAAAAAACTTCGTCATCAATTAACACCCCGTTTAATATTTAAAACCAAAAAAATTATTGCTTTGGTTATTTTAGGATTTGGTGTCTTATTACTTACCCAAGGGTTCTTCCCTAAAGAAAAGGAACTCATTAAAGAAAAACTGGAACAGATTAATCCTGTGAATAGGTAG
- a CDS encoding head GIN domain-containing protein, translating to MKTLVKVFVLFITTIIYAQDPVETNLDEFNELKVYDLIQVKLVKSNENKAVVSGKNKNNVVLTNKNGVLKIKMEFEKLFDGDATEVVLYYTSFDIIDVNEGAKVESEDEIKQFEVNLRAQEGGIINVPVNVSVINVKAVTGGIVEAKGTVKEQTIALRTGGIYKGTNLESQYTDISVNAGGEGYVRAEKQVDATIRAGGNVYVYGKPTTINETTVIGGKVHKMN from the coding sequence ATGAAAACCTTAGTGAAAGTATTTGTTCTATTTATAACGACCATAATTTATGCGCAAGATCCAGTTGAAACAAATCTTGATGAATTTAACGAATTAAAAGTTTACGATTTAATTCAGGTGAAACTGGTAAAGTCGAATGAGAATAAAGCAGTTGTTTCCGGAAAGAATAAAAACAATGTGGTCCTGACTAACAAAAATGGCGTTCTTAAAATTAAAATGGAATTCGAAAAACTCTTTGATGGCGATGCTACCGAAGTGGTTTTGTATTATACGTCTTTTGATATCATTGATGTTAACGAAGGTGCCAAAGTAGAAAGTGAAGACGAGATAAAACAATTTGAAGTAAATTTAAGAGCTCAGGAAGGCGGTATTATAAATGTGCCAGTAAATGTTTCGGTGATTAACGTAAAAGCGGTTACAGGTGGTATTGTTGAAGCTAAAGGAACAGTTAAGGAGCAAACCATTGCTCTTAGAACTGGAGGTATTTATAAAGGCACAAATTTAGAATCACAATACACAGATATTTCTGTTAATGCAGGTGGTGAAGGATATGTTAGAGCAGAAAAACAAGTTGATGCTACCATACGTGCCGGTGGTAATGTGTATGTTTACGGAAAACCAACAACCATTAACGAAACCACAGTTATTGGAGGTAAAGTGCATAAAATGAATTAG
- the rnr gene encoding ribonuclease R, which produces MSKKKKRKSKNGISNLSNTILSILKKERNQTFNYKQIAAKLGVNDASSRNQIIKKLRDLQGKNEIEEVDRGKFKAVINTEYHTGILDLSGKGTGYVICDDFDEDVFIASNNINKALNGDEVEFYVYKRRKRGKMEGEIVNIIKREKNEYVGVIQLHEKYAFVIADSNKMYKDIFIPINKVNKAQDGDKVLVRLEDWPEKADSPYGKVLEVLGKPGEHNTEIHAILAEYGLPFEFPYEVEKYANNLDTSITAEEIAKRRDMRTDLTFTIDPKDAKDFDDALSFTVLKNGLYEIGIHIADVSHYVKEGTVLDDEAYERATSVYLVDRVVPMLPEVLSNNACSLRPHEEKYTFSAVFQMNDKCEIKNEWFGRTVTYSDARFAYEEAQAIIESKTNDIPQEVSLTGEAYQADQKIADAILKMDELAKKMRNKRMKSGAISFDKVEVKFNLDEHANPIGVFFKTSKDANKLIEEFMLLANRKVSEFIGKQAPKKTFVYRVHDEPDVSKLANLQGIVSKFGYKLNFKDRKTTSASLNNLLTEVVGKKEQNLVDTLAIRSMSKAEYTTHNIGHYGLAFDYYSHFTSPIRRYPDVMAHRLLQHYLDGGKSANEEAYEDKCKHSSDMENLATKAERDSIKYMQIRFMEDHKDEQFVGVISGVTDWGIYVEIIDNKCEGMVSVRDMNDDHYAFDQDLYAMIGRSTKNMYQLGDEVVVKVKNTDLVKKHLDFNLIGKYENE; this is translated from the coding sequence ATGAGTAAAAAGAAAAAAAGGAAATCGAAAAATGGTATTTCCAATCTATCAAATACAATTCTTAGTATTTTAAAAAAAGAAAGAAACCAAACGTTTAACTATAAACAAATAGCGGCTAAGTTAGGCGTGAACGATGCGAGCAGTAGAAATCAAATCATAAAAAAATTACGCGACCTACAAGGAAAGAATGAAATTGAAGAAGTTGATCGCGGAAAATTTAAAGCTGTTATTAACACTGAATACCACACTGGTATTTTAGATCTGTCTGGTAAAGGTACCGGATATGTAATTTGCGACGATTTCGATGAAGACGTTTTTATTGCCTCAAATAATATCAACAAAGCCCTGAATGGAGACGAAGTTGAATTTTACGTTTATAAGCGCCGTAAACGTGGCAAAATGGAAGGGGAGATAGTCAATATCATAAAACGAGAGAAAAACGAATACGTGGGTGTTATACAGCTTCATGAGAAGTATGCGTTCGTTATTGCTGATAGCAATAAAATGTATAAAGATATTTTCATCCCGATTAACAAGGTTAATAAAGCCCAGGATGGCGATAAAGTTTTAGTACGTTTGGAAGATTGGCCAGAGAAAGCCGATTCACCTTACGGGAAAGTTCTTGAAGTTTTAGGAAAACCAGGAGAACACAATACAGAAATTCATGCCATTCTTGCCGAATATGGTTTACCGTTTGAATTTCCATATGAAGTTGAAAAATATGCCAACAATTTAGATACGTCGATTACAGCTGAAGAAATTGCGAAGCGTAGAGACATGCGTACCGATTTAACGTTTACAATCGATCCTAAGGACGCAAAAGATTTTGATGACGCCTTATCCTTCACCGTCCTAAAAAATGGCTTATATGAGATCGGAATACACATTGCAGACGTGTCGCACTATGTGAAAGAAGGAACGGTTTTAGACGATGAAGCTTACGAGCGTGCTACTTCTGTGTATTTAGTGGACCGTGTGGTGCCTATGTTACCTGAGGTTTTATCGAATAACGCCTGTTCATTACGTCCGCATGAAGAGAAGTATACGTTTTCGGCCGTTTTTCAAATGAACGATAAATGCGAAATTAAAAATGAATGGTTTGGTAGAACTGTAACCTATAGTGATGCCCGTTTTGCTTATGAAGAAGCTCAGGCGATTATTGAATCGAAAACAAATGACATTCCACAGGAGGTTTCATTAACTGGTGAAGCGTATCAAGCAGATCAAAAAATTGCCGATGCGATTTTAAAAATGGATGAGCTGGCGAAAAAAATGCGAAACAAGCGTATGAAGTCTGGAGCAATTTCATTTGATAAAGTTGAAGTAAAATTTAACTTGGATGAACACGCGAATCCGATTGGTGTATTTTTTAAAACCAGTAAAGATGCTAATAAGCTTATTGAAGAATTTATGTTATTAGCCAACAGAAAAGTGTCTGAATTTATTGGAAAGCAAGCACCGAAAAAAACATTTGTGTATCGTGTGCATGATGAACCTGATGTAAGCAAGCTGGCAAATTTACAAGGCATTGTTTCGAAGTTTGGATACAAACTGAATTTTAAAGACCGAAAAACAACGTCGGCGTCTTTAAATAATTTATTAACCGAAGTAGTTGGTAAAAAAGAACAAAATCTTGTAGATACTTTAGCGATTCGAAGCATGAGTAAAGCGGAATATACCACGCATAATATTGGGCATTACGGATTAGCGTTCGATTATTATAGTCATTTTACCTCGCCAATTCGTCGTTACCCAGATGTTATGGCACATCGATTGTTACAACATTATCTCGATGGTGGAAAATCGGCAAACGAAGAAGCTTACGAAGATAAATGTAAACATTCCAGTGATATGGAAAATTTAGCAACCAAAGCCGAACGCGATTCTATAAAATACATGCAAATTCGTTTTATGGAAGATCATAAAGACGAACAGTTTGTTGGTGTGATTTCTGGCGTAACCGACTGGGGAATTTATGTCGAGATTATCGACAATAAATGTGAAGGAATGGTAAGTGTTCGCGATATGAACGACGACCATTATGCGTTCGATCAGGATTTGTATGCTATGATTGGTCGCTCGACAAAAAATATGTATCAGTTAGGTGATGAAGTTGTGGTAAAAGTTAAAAACACCGATTTGGTTAAAAAGCATCTCGATTTTAACTTGATTGGGAAATATGAAAACGAATAA
- the rpiB gene encoding ribose 5-phosphate isomerase B, with protein MNISIGNDHAGTDYKFAIVKHLESKGYTVKNYGTDSNDSVDYADFVHPVATDVENKDADFGILICGSANGVAMTANKHQKIRAGLCWNKEIVHLIRSHNNANILCIPARFTAIQQAIEMVDVFLNTEFEGGRHQTRIDKIPLSC; from the coding sequence ATGAATATTTCTATAGGAAACGATCACGCTGGAACTGATTATAAATTCGCTATCGTAAAGCATTTAGAATCAAAAGGCTATACTGTAAAAAACTATGGTACAGATAGTAATGATAGTGTAGATTACGCCGATTTTGTTCACCCGGTAGCTACCGATGTTGAAAACAAAGATGCCGATTTCGGAATCTTAATTTGTGGTAGTGCTAATGGTGTGGCTATGACTGCTAATAAACATCAAAAAATACGTGCTGGTTTATGTTGGAATAAAGAGATTGTACATTTAATTCGTAGTCATAATAATGCGAACATATTATGTATACCTGCCAGATTTACGGCGATTCAACAAGCTATTGAAATGGTAGATGTCTTTTTAAATACAGAATTTGAAGGTGGTAGACACCAAACCCGTATAGATAAAATTCCTTTATCTTGTTAA
- a CDS encoding cation diffusion facilitator family transporter, protein MSHGHSHNHPHVHKDLRGRNLLISIVLNIIITASQIIGGLLSGSLALLSDALHNFSDVLSLVVSYVANKLSKKQASIYRTFGYKRAEILAAFINASTLIIVAILLIIEAIKRFQQPEEIKTGLVIWLSLIAIIANGASVLLLKKDSESNMNMRSAYLHLLTDMLASVAVLIGGLLMKFYQIFWVDSALTLAIAIYLIYMGYDLLKSSTKVLMLFTPDHVPIQKIVDEISAFDAIKNVHHVHVWQLNEDEVHLEAHIDFHHDITLSEFDEVLHNIEDLVLIRYHINHVNIQPEFRKSDDKDIIVQD, encoded by the coding sequence ATGTCACACGGGCACTCGCATAACCACCCACATGTTCATAAAGATTTAAGAGGTCGTAATCTTTTAATATCTATTGTATTAAATATTATTATTACGGCCTCTCAAATTATTGGTGGTTTATTGTCCGGAAGTTTAGCATTACTAAGTGATGCACTTCATAATTTTAGCGATGTACTCTCATTAGTAGTGAGTTATGTGGCTAATAAACTTTCCAAAAAACAAGCTTCTATATATAGAACCTTTGGTTATAAGCGTGCTGAAATCTTAGCCGCTTTTATAAATGCCTCCACTTTAATAATTGTTGCTATTCTTTTAATTATTGAAGCTATTAAACGTTTTCAACAGCCTGAAGAAATCAAAACCGGACTGGTAATCTGGTTATCGTTAATAGCTATTATTGCAAACGGTGCCAGTGTGTTACTTTTAAAAAAAGATAGCGAATCTAACATGAATATGCGTAGTGCTTATTTACACTTATTAACAGATATGTTAGCAAGTGTTGCTGTGCTAATTGGTGGGTTATTAATGAAGTTTTACCAGATTTTCTGGGTAGACAGTGCTTTAACATTAGCCATTGCAATCTATCTGATTTATATGGGGTACGATTTATTAAAATCATCTACTAAAGTATTGATGCTCTTTACTCCAGATCATGTGCCTATTCAAAAAATTGTCGATGAGATTTCAGCTTTTGATGCTATTAAGAATGTACACCATGTACATGTGTGGCAACTTAATGAAGATGAAGTTCATTTAGAGGCTCACATCGATTTTCACCACGATATTACCCTGTCAGAGTTTGATGAAGTTTTACACAATATAGAGGATTTAGTGTTGATAAGGTATCACATCAATCATGTTAATATTCAGCCAGAATTCAGAAAATCAGACGATAAGGATATTATTGTACAAGATTAA
- a CDS encoding GNAT family N-acetyltransferase → MLQIKVKAFDELSVHELYNILQLRSEVFVVEQNCVYQDVDGKDEKALHILGFKHDKIVAYARIFKPGDYFEFSSIGRVVVHLNERDFKYGYDIMKASIEAIKTHFNESTIRLSAQLYLKNFYNNLGFVEVGESYLEDDIPHIAMVRE, encoded by the coding sequence ATGCTGCAAATAAAGGTTAAAGCTTTTGATGAATTATCAGTTCACGAGTTATACAATATTTTACAATTGCGCTCTGAAGTTTTCGTTGTTGAGCAGAATTGTGTGTATCAGGATGTCGATGGGAAGGATGAAAAAGCCCTTCATATTTTAGGTTTTAAACACGATAAAATAGTTGCTTATGCACGCATTTTTAAACCTGGAGATTACTTTGAATTTTCGAGTATCGGACGTGTAGTTGTACACTTAAATGAACGTGATTTTAAGTATGGATATGATATCATGAAGGCGTCGATTGAGGCGATAAAAACACATTTTAATGAGTCTACAATCCGACTTTCTGCACAACTTTATTTAAAGAATTTTTATAATAATTTAGGCTTTGTTGAAGTTGGGGAATCGTATTTGGAAGACGATATTCCACATATTGCCATGGTTAGGGAATAA
- a CDS encoding OmpA family protein: MNKLITFILIFFGSFTHSQNNITHEVYFDTDKYEVIPTEENRLLLFISGLADVDIESIAIFGFCDDVGADSYNLKLSKQRAEAIKAMLSNHEISENVITNVDGKGEVLLKIVNETNVSKIRGLNRKVEIIINPKPPILRKKEEEKIEIPIEEKPLETAEVIKGELKVGDKIRFENILFKTGYSIINPESKKTLNDIAEALVEREEIYFTIQGHVCCTQFSRDAIDRKTKQRNLSVARAKFVYDYFVKKGVDKKRMRYLGMRRKFPLGGDPKFDRRVEIVINYIDDRPNRREENN; this comes from the coding sequence ATGAATAAACTAATAACTTTTATACTTATATTTTTTGGTAGCTTCACCCATTCTCAAAATAATATTACTCACGAAGTTTATTTTGATACGGATAAATATGAAGTTATTCCAACTGAAGAAAACAGGTTATTACTATTCATTTCTGGTTTAGCTGATGTAGACATTGAATCTATAGCCATCTTCGGATTTTGCGACGATGTTGGAGCCGATAGCTATAATTTGAAACTTTCAAAGCAACGTGCTGAAGCAATTAAAGCCATGCTTTCTAATCATGAAATAAGTGAAAATGTCATCACTAATGTCGATGGAAAAGGTGAGGTTTTACTAAAAATTGTAAACGAAACCAACGTCTCAAAAATTAGAGGTTTAAACCGAAAAGTTGAAATTATTATCAATCCAAAACCTCCAATACTTCGAAAAAAAGAAGAGGAAAAAATAGAAATTCCAATAGAAGAAAAGCCACTGGAAACAGCCGAAGTTATTAAGGGTGAATTAAAGGTTGGTGATAAAATTCGCTTCGAAAATATTCTATTTAAAACAGGTTACAGTATTATTAATCCAGAGTCTAAAAAAACACTTAACGATATCGCTGAAGCTTTAGTTGAACGTGAAGAAATTTACTTTACCATTCAGGGTCATGTCTGCTGTACACAATTTAGTAGAGATGCCATCGATCGTAAAACAAAGCAACGTAATTTATCAGTCGCCAGAGCTAAATTTGTATACGATTATTTTGTTAAAAAAGGCGTAGATAAAAAACGTATGCGTTATTTAGGAATGCGAAGAAAATTTCCTTTAGGAGGTGATCCTAAATTTGACAGACGTGTTGAAATAGTTATTAATTACATTGATGACAGACCTAATAGAAGGGAAGAAAATAATTAA
- a CDS encoding S41 family peptidase, whose translation MKKLLKKRIIIPVLACGLFFTTTAFQNDFFEIAKQLEIFTTLFKELNMNYVDETNPGDLMDTAIKSMLADLDPYTNFMNEQDVEAARINNTGDYTGIGAKVKTLKDKLVIVEPYKDYPADKAGLKAGDEIIKVGNNLIADYKEDAGELLRGVTGSSVEVTYKRQGKTNTATINRAEVEIKAVPYFSLINNKTGYIVLSRFNEKAAAETNYALRDLKAQGAQKIILDLRGNPGGLLNEAIKIVNLFVPKGQLVVTTKSKVKKYNKTYYTQDNPIDTDIPLVVLIDGGSASASEIVSGSLQDLDRAVIVGSRSFGKGLVQRPKELIYGTQVKITISRYYTPSGRCIQALDYWHRNEKGEAVRVKQENYNEYKTKNGRKVFDGGGVFPDASFDASNNSAITSAIVNNDLVFNYATDYYYKHKLDNVDNFKLTDADFNDFKTYLKSNNFTFETETEKALNKALEAATKEELNDDIEKDYKTLLDNLNKSKTSIIDANKTYLLEQLTEEIVKRYVYREGLYDYYKTHDTKIKKATEILNNPSTYNDYLH comes from the coding sequence ATGAAAAAATTACTTAAAAAACGTATAATTATTCCAGTTTTGGCCTGTGGTTTATTTTTCACCACAACAGCCTTTCAAAACGATTTTTTTGAGATTGCAAAACAGCTTGAAATCTTCACCACACTGTTTAAAGAACTCAACATGAATTATGTTGATGAAACCAATCCAGGGGACTTAATGGATACAGCAATAAAAAGCATGTTAGCCGATTTAGACCCGTATACCAACTTCATGAACGAACAGGATGTTGAAGCTGCAAGAATTAATAATACGGGTGATTATACAGGTATTGGTGCCAAAGTAAAAACCCTAAAAGATAAACTGGTTATTGTAGAACCTTATAAAGATTATCCAGCTGATAAAGCTGGTTTAAAGGCTGGTGATGAAATTATAAAAGTAGGTAATAACCTTATTGCAGATTATAAAGAAGATGCCGGCGAACTCTTGAGAGGCGTTACCGGAAGTTCGGTTGAAGTGACTTATAAGCGTCAGGGAAAAACCAATACGGCAACGATTAATCGCGCTGAAGTTGAAATTAAAGCGGTGCCTTATTTTTCATTAATTAATAACAAAACAGGATATATTGTTTTATCGCGTTTTAATGAAAAAGCGGCAGCTGAAACTAATTATGCCCTTCGTGATTTAAAAGCTCAGGGCGCTCAAAAAATCATTTTAGATTTACGTGGCAATCCAGGTGGATTATTAAATGAAGCTATTAAAATTGTAAACCTGTTTGTACCAAAAGGGCAATTGGTCGTAACTACAAAATCGAAGGTTAAAAAATATAATAAAACCTATTACACTCAGGATAATCCAATTGATACCGACATTCCTTTGGTGGTATTAATCGATGGCGGTAGTGCCTCGGCAAGTGAGATTGTTTCAGGCTCATTACAGGATTTAGATCGTGCTGTTATTGTTGGTTCCAGAAGTTTTGGTAAAGGCCTTGTACAACGTCCTAAAGAGCTTATTTATGGCACCCAAGTTAAGATTACTATTTCAAGATATTACACACCTTCTGGCCGCTGTATTCAGGCTTTAGATTATTGGCACCGTAATGAAAAAGGTGAAGCAGTTCGTGTTAAACAGGAAAACTACAACGAATACAAAACCAAAAACGGCAGAAAAGTTTTTGATGGCGGCGGCGTTTTCCCAGATGCAAGTTTCGATGCTTCAAATAATTCAGCAATTACAAGTGCTATAGTAAACAACGATTTAGTGTTTAATTACGCTACCGATTACTACTATAAACATAAACTCGATAACGTTGATAATTTTAAATTAACAGATGCCGATTTTAACGATTTTAAAACCTATTTAAAGTCTAATAATTTCACTTTTGAAACCGAAACCGAGAAAGCCTTAAATAAAGCTTTAGAAGCCGCTACAAAAGAAGAATTAAACGACGATATAGAAAAGGATTATAAAACGCTACTAGATAATTTAAATAAGTCTAAAACCAGTATTATAGACGCCAACAAAACCTATTTGTTAGAACAGTTAACAGAAGAGATTGTTAAGCGTTACGTATATCGTGAAGGTTTGTACGATTATTACAAGACACATGATACGAAAATTAAGAAAGCAACCGAAATTCTTAACAATCCATCAACTTACAACGATTATTTGCATTAG
- the rnpA gene encoding ribonuclease P protein component, which produces MKFTYNKNEKLKSKKLIGQLFSEGQSVSAYPLRLVYLPTTFETPINAQTGVSVSKRQFKTAVDRNRIKRLLREVYRLNKASYFNNISTQYAFMILYIGKDKPTLSQIENRMQHLFSKFLNKVSETENEA; this is translated from the coding sequence TTGAAATTTACTTACAACAAAAACGAAAAACTTAAAAGTAAAAAGCTGATTGGACAGCTCTTTAGTGAAGGACAATCTGTTTCGGCTTATCCCTTGCGTTTGGTATATCTACCTACTACTTTTGAAACACCTATCAACGCCCAAACCGGGGTTTCTGTAAGTAAAAGACAGTTTAAAACCGCTGTAGACCGCAATAGAATAAAACGTTTACTTAGAGAAGTTTATCGCCTGAATAAGGCTTCATATTTTAACAACATTTCTACACAATATGCGTTTATGATTTTGTACATTGGCAAAGACAAACCTACATTATCCCAAATTGAAAACAGAATGCAGCACTTGTTTAGCAAGTTTTTAAACAAGGTTTCTGAAACTGAAAACGAAGCATGA
- a CDS encoding DUF3826 domain-containing protein gives MLNSIKTKTFKTLIIALILSSTSGFAQTESLWDKASGWVKELNLSDETKETTVTSLITSHLTAVRNWHNSHSFEEVPAGINPRTGEKLSDLDRSIIADSAMPDSVHTDLMTGLNTNLTENQVEFILDKYTIGKLDFTMKAYREIVPYLKSYEEAELIKNLKEAREMAIDFKSMKQISAIFEIYKTKNEQYLNSNGRNWHKMYKTYVNKMKAQKARNQ, from the coding sequence ATGCTAAATTCAATTAAAACAAAAACCTTTAAAACCTTAATTATCGCCCTAATTTTATCTTCAACCTCTGGTTTTGCGCAAACTGAAAGTTTATGGGATAAAGCTAGTGGCTGGGTTAAAGAATTAAATCTTAGTGATGAAACCAAAGAAACCACAGTAACTTCATTAATTACATCACATTTAACAGCCGTTCGCAACTGGCATAACAGTCATTCGTTTGAAGAAGTTCCTGCCGGCATTAACCCAAGAACCGGAGAAAAATTATCAGATTTAGACCGCTCTATCATTGCCGATTCTGCTATGCCAGATAGCGTTCACACCGATTTAATGACGGGTTTAAATACTAATTTAACTGAGAATCAAGTAGAATTCATTTTAGATAAATACACGATTGGAAAGCTAGATTTCACCATGAAAGCCTATCGTGAAATTGTACCTTATTTAAAATCTTATGAAGAAGCCGAACTGATTAAAAACCTAAAAGAAGCTCGAGAAATGGCCATTGATTTTAAAAGTATGAAACAAATTTCAGCCATTTTTGAAATCTATAAAACCAAAAACGAACAGTATTTAAACAGTAATGGTCGCAACTGGCACAAGATGTATAAAACTTATGTAAACAAGATGAAAGCTCAAAAAGCAAGGAATCAATAA